The Intestinibaculum porci DNA window AGAAAAGGGCCCAAGAAATGGAAGTTCTCCCGCAGATATATGAAGCTGAAAGCAAAGCATACCGAGCTCTGCCGCATCAATGCGGTTAACAGGCATCTTGCTATTAACGAGGAGGTTAATCATCTGAGAAGCCTAGGTGATATCTTTGTAACAGAGCCGAAGAACACGAAGAAGCTTCAGAAGCGCTCCACAAAGGATGGCACAGATAAAAACGGCAGATGCACCAGAAAGAAGCGGTTTGGAAAGTCTGTTAAGAACAGATGCCCCGGCTATTTTCAGACGCAGGCAGAACAAAAGTTTGCCTGCTATATAGAAGTTCCTAATAACTATCGTGCAAGCCAGTACGATCACACATCAGACAGCTATATTAAAAAAGAGCTGTCGCAGCGCATGTACAGTCTTTCGGACGGAACGGCTGTTCAGAGAGACTGGTATTCCTCATATCTGCTCTACAGTATTGATACTGTGAACATGACGATTGACAAATCAAAATGCATTACTGGATTCAGTGACAAGTACGCAAAGGAACGTGCTATGATCAGCTGGATTATAAAGAATAAGATTCGGGTGTTGAACAGCGGAATAAGATTTTAGAGATGTTCAGTTCAGTGCCGAGGGGAACCTGACTGCGTTTCCCGTGTGAAAGCACAAAGACGGCCGATAATGTGTCCAGTGGGATGCTTGACCGTCAGGTTAGCTGCTCCGGCAGAAAGACAGATGTGCTGAAGTCCGCACTGTTTCCTTCGCGAAATAGTGCCGTGCGATTGTACGCCTTCTGCAGAATGCCGCCAGAGAACCCCCACGGCTTGCCGTGGGGAGCAGTCAGCACTAGGAACTGGCAAGATGGTAGCCAACAGCATTTCCTCAATGCTCACAAGTACCTCTACTCAGACAACCGTTTCTGCCTCTTCATCACAGAAAGGCCCATCTGGTCCGGGCGCTCAAGGCGGTCCTGGCCGGATGATGCAAAATGCCATGACTTCTCCAACGAATAAGCAGTTAGATGTCTCTGTGAGTGCTTCGGTCATTGGTGAATTAGCTGGTGTCAGTTGCGCCATCTGTCTGCTTTCGATCGCTGTGCCATCTAGCTATATCTTACGTCTGTCACCACGACAAATTTTAATGAAGAAGGAGGGCTAAAGATGAGTTTATTAACGTTTAAAGATGTCAGCTATTATTATCAGGATGGCAGAAAACGTGTCGATATTCTAAGTCAGGCCAACTATCGCTTTGAAAAAGGAAAAACGTATGCCATTGTTGGTGCTTCGGGCAGCGGAAAAACAACGTCGATTTCATTAGCAGGCGGCCTTGATGTGCCTAAAGAAGGAGAGATTCTTTATCAGGATCAGTCTTTAAAAAAGATTGGTCTTAATAAATATCGACGTCAGAATGTCTCTATTGTCTTCCAGTCTTATAATCTGATTACGTATATGAATGCGTGTCAGAATGTCGTCAATGCGATGGAGATTGCCCATATCCAGGAAAGTCATAAAAAGCAGAAAGCGTTGGATATTCTGGCAAGCTTAGGTTTAAGCAAAGAGGAAGCAACGCGTGATATCCGCAAGTTATCTGGCGGTCAGCAGCAGCGTATTGCCATTGCCAGGGCGATCGCGAAAGATGTTGCTTTGATTCTTTGTGATGAACCAACTGGTAACTTAGATCAGGATACATCAAAAGGTATAATAGATACCTTTATCCAGTTAGCACATGAACACAATAAATGTGTCATCATTGTCACGCATGATCCCCAGTTAGCTCGACAAATGGATCACTCTCTTGCTATTCAAAATGGTCAATTGGTTGAAACTGTCTCTTAAGAGGCAGTTTTTTTCGCTTG harbors:
- a CDS encoding ABC transporter ATP-binding protein — encoded protein: MSLLTFKDVSYYYQDGRKRVDILSQANYRFEKGKTYAIVGASGSGKTTSISLAGGLDVPKEGEILYQDQSLKKIGLNKYRRQNVSIVFQSYNLITYMNACQNVVNAMEIAHIQESHKKQKALDILASLGLSKEEATRDIRKLSGGQQQRIAIARAIAKDVALILCDEPTGNLDQDTSKGIIDTFIQLAHEHNKCVIIVTHDPQLARQMDHSLAIQNGQLVETVS